In the genome of Scylla paramamosain isolate STU-SP2022 chromosome 2, ASM3559412v1, whole genome shotgun sequence, the window attttttttttgtaagagttttggcgttttggtacgtaacaagctcaaaaacactaaaatacttttttttggtattgttattctttttctctataaatggtgttttgcatgcgttttagcgttttggtacgtaataaaaatgcttaaaacaCACGATTTTCGTAACTTTCTTGTGTATTCACATAGAAGgtggttttcatgctttttagcgtttaggtgcctaacacgctcataaacacacaaaagacacgtttctggaaatttcgtttcgtttcccaatatcaagagcttgcatgtattttggcgatTTTATATGGCGATTTTATATGGcgaattttattttatgtgaaaaaaaaaaaaacactaaactaaaaacactttttggtaaagtagttttgattttccatatagagtgctatttatacgttttTTTGCATTCTGATAGcttaaaagattaaaaatactcataaaacacgtttttcataatgtttttctctttccccatataaggtactttgcatgtattttatagtttttatacctaacaagctaaaaaaaaaactcaaaatacttatttttcgtactgttattctctttcttctttaagggtgttttgcatgtgttttagcgtttcagtaagtaaaaagcagaaaaaacactcaaaagacacgtttttggtaatgtttttcagtTTATCCATAAAGAGcgctattaacgcgttttctcGTGTACCATACACAACGTGTACACATACgtgtacacatacacatacgtgTACTCATACACAATTCTcacaatgtcttttcgttttccgaTATAATttagtttacatgcattttcgcgGCTCACTacataacaaactcaaaaacactcaaaatacttgtgtttggtactgttattctgttatttcatatagggtgttttgcatatgttttaactttttattacGTAGGAAGTTCATAAATACTCAAATTGCACGTTTTTCATAACTTCTtttttgtattctcatataagatgatttccatgctttttttttttttatcattttggtgtctaacaagctgaaaaacactcaaaagaaacatttttgaaaatgttgtttcgtttccccatacggTTTGACAAGTATTTtgtttttggtgcataacaatgtgaaaaacattcaaaatacactttgtctggtaatgttgttctgtatctgCATATAAAGCTTTCGCGTTTTAATATCTAAAAATCTTAAaggcactcataatacacgtttcttctaatgttctttcgttacatCATATAAAGTACATATAAggtgcagtttggcgttttttttttttttttttacttaccaaGCTCTAAATTAGAATGTGTTTCACCATAATGtatgttttgcatccgttttagcgttttggtacttatgtagcacaaaaacactaaaaagagacgtatttggtaatgttgttttttttgttttatctaaatagggtgctttccatgatttttagcgttttggggcTCAACAGGCTCATAAACACCctaaagacatgtttctggaaatatcgtgtCAGTTcaccaaagaaaagaaacgttttggtaatatatatatatatatatatatatatatatatatatatatatatatatatatatatatatatatatatatatatatatatatatatatatatatatatatatatatatatatatatatatatatatatatatatatatatatatatatatatatatattttttttcactaatggTGCTTTCATTGCtttggttcctaacacgctcataaacacacaaaacacacgtttctggaggTATCGTATCGTTTCCCAAAAATGTTACAAtgcaggcattttggcgttttggtacctaacaatgtgaaatacatacaaaatatacgttttacacacacacacacacacacacacacacacacacacacacacacacacacacacatatatatatatatatatatatatatatatatatatatatatatatatatatatatatatatatatatatatatatatatatatatatatatatatatatatatatatatatatatatatatatatatatatatatatatatatatatatatatatatatatatatatatatatatatatatatatatatatatatatatatatatatatatatatatatatatatatatatatatatatatatatatatatatatatataaaccaaaAAACCCATAGAAAGTATCTTATTCAGGGAAAGTAaaagatattaagaaaaacgtgtattatgagtgtttgagatttttaggtacgaaaacgctgaaacgtaTGAATACCattctataaaaataaatagaacaaccttagcaataacgtgtattttaagtgtatttcacattgttaggtaccaaaacgcaaaaaaaaaaaaaaaacattctacgcaccctatatgggagtaGGAAACGAGATATTCagatatgtgtcttttgagtaagAGAGTGCTgaacaccaaaacgataaaaagcaaaatattaacaaaaaaaaaaaagtcggtaaatttatagtttaagccaatgtccccaatctctacccacggccccccAGTCCCTCAAGCAAGtttgggggcctgtggggaacctaacctaacctaacctaacctgcccgcGCAGCTTATGGGTACTTATAGAGACTTCCTATTGGTGCAACTCGTGGTGTTAAGTGGTGGTAGCACGTGATTGGCCCGAGGAATTATAGACACAGTGATCCTATCCAGCAGCTACCCACAATTCAAAGCAttaaacaactgaagttcaggcaacaatacaccatttatgtttacctgtggacttagaaaaagttgagagcgctgtgcattcccaggcctattgtggcgttattattaatttccgacaagtagtgtaatcattagaaatgatgtgaatagtgagaagaacaaaatgtggtaggttattaccacgtagtgtgtaatggcttaaactatgataaaaccAAAAAGTCTCTTTACTGTTTGTTCAGCTACATACGTATCAAAATTCTAAAGCGCACATAAAacaccatatatagagaaacaatcTTCTTCATACGACCTTAATCCCACTGTATTGCAGGGTCAGCCACTCGAGTTATCgttctccatctgtttctatccATTGCATCATCTTGCACTCCCAGCTTACTCATATCACTCTTTATTAcgtctctccatcttattctctgtctcccaaccctccttctccctctaacCTCCGCCATCattgccttcctcttctctctttatcatgtgtccaaaatatcttagtcgtgcttctcttgccttctccttgatattacatattccacacatttttcatatatcttcactttctctcctttttaacAGTGAAATGCCAGTTATCCATCTCACTATCCTCATCTCCGTTCTCTCCAGAatgcctttctctttcttccttaaagacCATGTCTCTGCACCATTTAGAAGTACTGGTCTGAACACACTTCTGTATATCTTCATCCTCAGCTTCAatggtattttcttatctaaggttactccactcacttccctccatttttcccatccagcttttactctttgtctaactgctttttctgttcctccttcttctgcaatTACTCATCTTAGGTATTTGAACTCTCTTGTCTGCTTCAATCTTATGCCATCCTCTGatacatttatttcctcataacctTCTCTGTTGCTTACCATTacctctgtcttttgtgtgttcactttcattccctctccctccaggtTGCCTTTCCATAACAAATATCTCTCCTGTAACTCTTCCTCCGTATCCGCAATGATGACTAGGTCGTCGGCGAACAGCAACTCCCACAAGTCCGCATTGTCACATCCATCGTTATTGTGTCCAAcaatatgagaaagagaaaaggactcAAAGCTGATCCCTGATGGAGTCCTACTTCAACTGGGAAggattctgtttccccataccTTGTCTGCACTGTTGTTTTTGCTCCCTCATACATAATTTTCACTagtcttatcatcttttctggcactcctttctttctcaaacTCCAGTACAATACTTTTCTAGGCACCCTGTCATACGCCTTCTGCAAGTCCACAGAACACCAATACACCTTTGTGTTTCCTTCTAGatattttttctgtatctgTCGCACAATAAATGTTGCATCTACTGTGCTCAATCCCCTCATAAATCCAAATTGGTGGTTGTGTATTTTGAccatctctctcagtctctcttctATCACTCTCTAGTATTTTCAGACTATGCTCCAACAGCTTAATACCTGTGTAGTTTTCACAACTTAATATATCTTCTTTCTGCTTATACAACTTAAccattctactttccttccagtCTTCAGGTATTTTCTCCGTGCTCCAAATCTTTTCTAACAATGAGTATGTCTACTCCACTCCAAACTCTCCCGGTAATTTAATCATTTATATTGTTACTTCAGATTTTCCTCCTGCCTTGTtagcctttcccttctttatggcTTTATCCACTTCCCTTCTACTTATGTTGGGTATTGGCCCTTCCACTGGTAATGTTTCACTAAgttcttcatattcattttcTATGTTTAACAGGTTTGAGAATTATTCCTGCCATCCTCTTTTTATGTCCTCTTCCATCATAAGAATGTTTCCGTTTTGGTCCTTTTACTATTGCTACTTCACCaacatttttcctcatttaattTCTTACCTTCGCTACTCTGTATATAATCTTCTCTCCGTCTGGTGTATCCAGCCTCTCATACCAATCTCTGTATGTATTACTCTTTGCTCTGGCTACAGCTCTTTTTACCTGCTTCTTGGCTTGtctgtaattttctttagtGGTGTCATTCTCAatggttttcatttgtttcagtGCTAACTTCTTATCTTTTATTGCAGCTTGAACCTCGTCATTCCACCGCCatgtatctttctcttcttttggttTCCCACTCGTCTTACCACAAATCTCTGTTGCTTTTGTTACTAATAtatctttcatatctttccACACCTCCTCTGCTGTTTCTGGTAAGCTGCCAGTTCTATGTCTTTCCCTGAACGTTTCTTGAACTTTGTTTCtaaacttattatttttttttcacttttcagctCCCAgactttaatcttttctttctttcttcttcccttctcttcctttcacttttcatcctaaaatctgctactaaTAATCTATGTTGCGTTACCACTGGTTCTCCAGGTATAACTTTGCAATCCATTACAAGTCGTTTGTCTTCCCTTCTTACCAGGATGTAGTCAATCTGTGTCTCATTCTGATCGCTTTCATATGTAATTATATGGCTTTGTCTCTTCTTGGAACCaagacgaccctaagtgtcttgacacccccctcaactttttcttcattaacttctgcaacattcgcggtctaagatctaattttcaatctgtagaacaccacctctcctcttctaaacctcatctgtttttcctcactgaaactcaggtgtctgaggcaactgacagtagccccttttctgtttcctcctactttctctatcctcattttcgatccaaagctggatgctgcgtttatgtgcgcaatgacttaacctgctctcgtgcccacgctcttgaatcttccgagttttccaccatctggctacgactacagagtcactctcatactaaatttatctgtgctgtatacctctctcctaactcctctgactataagaaattctttgactacttaacttccaaagtggagcacattctgaccctcttcccttttgcagagatctccattcttggagatttcaatgttcaccaccagctttagctttcctctcccttcactgaccatcctggtgaactagcctacaactttgctatcctccatgacctagagcaattggtgcaacaccctactcgcattcctgaccgtcttggagatacgcccaacattcttgacctctaatctaatctaattttcctgacctctaatccttctgcttatgctgtcaccctttcttctccgttgggctactccgatcacaatctcatatctttatcttgtcctatcactccaatccctcctcaggatcccccagacccgtctttgtgtgctgagcgcataacagaggtgatagtatctggcatggaggcgtacattcctcactctttttctcgtcctaaaccttctaaaccttggtttaacacagcttgttctcgtgctatacatgatagagaggtggctcacaaaaggtacttaagccttccatcaccagaatctcatgcactttatatttctgcccggaaccatgctaagtctgttctccaacaagccaaaaactccttcattaacaaaaaatgtcaaaacctttcaagatctaactcccctcgtgatttctggcatctagccaaaaatatctccaataactttgcttcttcttctttccctcctctacttcaaccagatggcaccactgctatcacatctatttctaaagctgaactctttgctcatacctttgctaaaaactctatcttggacgattctgggcttgttcctccctctcctccaccctctgactacttcatgccacctattaaaattcttcgcaatgatgttttccatgccctcgctggcctaaaccctcggaaagcttatggacctgatggggcccctcctattgttctccgaaactgtgcctccgtgcttgcaccttgcctagtcaaactctttcagctctgtctgtcaacatctacttttcattcttggtggaagtttgcctacattccacctgttcctaaaaagggtgaccgttctaatccctcaaactaccgtcctattgctttaatttcctgcctatctaaagtttttgaatctatcctcaacaggaagattcttaaacatctatcacttcacaaccttctatctgatcgccagtatgggttccgtcaaggccgctctactggtgatctggctttccttactgagtcttggtcatcctcttttagagattttggtgaaacttttgctgttgccttggacatatcaaaagcctttgatagagtctggcacaaagctttgatttccaaactaccctcctacggtttctatccttctctctgaaacttcatctcaagtttcctttctgaccgttctattgctgctgtggtagacggtcactgttcttctcctaaatctattaacagtggtgttcctcagggttctgtcctgtcaccaactctcttcttattattcattaatgatcttctaaaccaaacttcttgtcctatcactcctacgctgatgataccaccctgcaattttccacgtcttttcatagacgtccaacccttcaggaggtaaacatagcacgcagggaagccacagaacgcctgacttctgatctttctaaaatttctgattggggcagagcaaacttggtattgctcaatgcctcaaaaactcaattcctccatctatcaactcgacacatccttccagacaactatcccctcttcttcaatgacactcaactgtccccctcttctacactgaacatcctcggtctgtcctttacttataatctgaactggaaactccacatctcatttctagctaaaacagcttgtatgaagttaggtgttctgagacgtctccgccagtttttctcaccccctcagctgctaactctgtataagggccttatccgtccatgtatggagtatgcttcacatgtctggggggttccactcatactgctcttctagacagggtggaatcaaaagcttttcgtgtcatcaactcctctcctctaactgactgtcttcagcctctctctcaccgccgcaatgttgcatatctagctgtcttctaccgctattttcatgataactgctcttctgatcttgctaactgcatgcctcccctccttccgcggcctcgctgcacaagactttcttctttctctcacccctattctgtccacctctctaacgcaagagttaaccagtattctcaatcattcatccctttctctggtaaactctggaactccctgcctgcttctgtatttccaccttcctatgacttgaattccttcaagagggaggtttcaagacacttatccaccaatttttgaccactgccttgacccttttatgggactggcatttcagtgggcatttttttttattgatttttgttgctcttggccagtgtccttcttacataaaaaaaaaagtattcaatATTGTAATTTCTGCTGCTTCAGCCATTTCCAATAATCGCTCACCTTCTACATTTCGTCTTCTGAAACCCATTCCACCATGGACTCCCTCATACCCATTAACACTTTCTCctacatgtgcattcatgtctccAGCTATTAATTATGTTCGTGCTTTACTTTCTATACACTTTTCAAATTTTTCTCtaaattcctctttctcctcatctctgcAACCCTGCTGAGGTGCATATGCAGATACAATATGCCACATTTTTCCATCTCTGATTAGTTTCATTCCCAGTCATTAACCAGTCATTAACTTCAGTAACCTGTTCCTGTACATCTGGATGAAAAATAATACCCAGtccatttttctttgtactttctccAGCATAATGCACTTTGTattcttctcctatttttctagcactgtttcctttccatttaGTTTCTTGGATGCACAAGACTTTGATATTCCTTCTCTGCATTACATCCACTTGCTCTCTTCCTTTGCCTGTAAGACTTCCTATGTTCCAGTTGCCTATTCTAATTCTTGGCTTCTTTTTCCAGTTTTTGGTCTTGTCTCCCACTATCTTCTTTAACCGCAGTCGCGGGTTCTGCGGTACCCTTTGCCCATTTTCCACTGCAACCAGGGGTTGCTGAAGCGCGTCGCTTAATGGGGACGCCATAGCCATATTATTGTCCACAAATAACTCGAGATTCATTATTTATGTTTGGTCTTGTTTTTTGACGCTCGGTTGACTAGACCTGTCAACAAAACTCCTCATTTATCCGGGCTTGTGACCGGCACTGAGTTGGGCTGGCTTGCCCCCCCAGTGACTGGGTTATAGAGAAGCataataaccttaccaaaaagaagtatttagATTGTTCTTAAGCTTGTTATGTtgagaaacgccaaaatatatgtaaagtaccctatatggagaaacgaagagACATGATGAAAAACTGAGTTTATcagtttatgagtgttttatgagtttatgactgtttttgagcttcttaggtaccaaaacgcgaaaatgcacgaatagcactttatatgaaaaagaaaaaaaagattattatcaaaaacttgtaaattcattgtttttGACATTTTAAGGTAccgaaacaccaaaatgcatgaaaaacccctatgtggaaaagaaaggatatttCGAGAAACGTATCTTTCTAGTATTTAAAAGCGTTTTATGCatctagacgtaaaaaaaaaaaaatgaagatcaccctatatgggaatacaaaacagtcaagaaaaacgagttttttgagtgtttaagagCTTGTTTCcaagaaaaaaatccaaaatgcttgcaaagtatCCTTTTtgctaaaaagaaaatacattacgaaaaacgtgtattattaatgtttctgAGCAAGCTCGCTTATAgcaatctatatgaagaaacagaacataataaaaaacgtgtatttttatttatttatttttttttcacgttgttaggttacgagatgccaaaaatgcctgcaaaatacatacatatatatcaccatatatggaaatacaaaacaaaatttttgagctccttacgtgccaaaacggtaaaacacatggaaaatatcctttatagagaaaaaagattaacattaccaaaaaccgatTTTTTGAgactttttgagcttgttacgtaaaaaaaaaaataataaaataaataaataaataaatgcatggaaagtacgcaaggaggaggcagtagacacctgccgaaacgataattactcccagtgaggtctaaagcactgttcagggggtgctgtgaacttatcattaaacccagctgtgacctcactgaacgtttccctttgtgtctcacaacacaagggggcagtcacagcctgccctctaaagacaactctcttcctctccacacaaaactacaagcacctaataacacacacacccttcactcaaaaattttaaaatcatcatggcgactcctacaccagcctcggagtccccatctggggaggcgaccataaatgtccccaggtcggactgcctttctgtcgacgacagaagtgtcttgacacccccctcaactttttcttcattaacttctgcaacattcgctgtctaagatctaattttcaatctgtagaacaccacctctcctcttctaaacctcatcttcttttcctcactgtaactcaggtgtctgaggcaactgacagtagccccttttctgttccctcctacttcctcaatcctcattttcgatccaaagctggatgctgcgtttatgtgcgcaatgacttaacctgctctcgtgcccacgctcttgaatcttccgagttttccaccacctggctacgactacagagtcactctcatactaaatttatctgtgctgtatacctctcacctaactcctctgattatgagaaattctttgactacttaacttccaaagtggagcacattctgaccctcttcccttttgcagagatctccattcttggagacttcagtgttcacctttcttctccgttgggctcatccgatcacaatttcatatctttatcttgtcctatcactccaatccctcctcaggatccccctaagcgaaggtgcctctggcattttgcctctgctagttggggggacctaaggaggtattttgctgattttccttggaatgactactgcttccgtgtcagagacccgtctttgtgtgctgagtgcataacagaggtgatagtgtctggcatggaggcatacattcctcactctttttctcgtcctaaaccttctaaaccttggtttaacacagcttgttctcgtgctatacatgatagaaaaggtggcccacaaaaggtacttaagccttccatcaccagaatctcatgcactttatatttctgcccggaaccatgccaagtctgttctccatctagccaaaaactccttcattaacagaaaatgtcaaaacctttcaagatctaactcccctcgtgatttctggtatctagccaaaaatatctccaataactttgcttcttcttctttccctcctctatttcaagcagatggcaccactgctatcacatctatttctaaagctgaactctttgctcagaccttttctaaaaactctaccttggacgattctgggcttgttcctccctctcctccaccctctgactatttcatgccacctattaaaattcttcgcaatgatgttttccatgccctcgctggcctaaaccctcggaaggcttatggacctgatggggtccctcctattgttctccgaaactgtgcctccgtgcttgcaccttgcctagtcaaactctttcagctctgtctgtcaacatctacctttccttcttgctggaagtttgcctacattcaacctgtttctaaaaagggtggccgttctaatccatcaaactaccgtcctattgctttaatttcctgcctatctaaagtttttgaatctatcctcaacaggaagattcttaaacatctatcacttcacaaccttctatctgatcgccagtatgggttccgtcaaggccgctttactggtgatctggctttccttgctgagtcttggtcatcctcttttagagattttggtgaaacttttgctgttgccttggacatatcaaaagcttttgatagagtctggcacaaagctttgatttccaaactaccctcctacggtttctatccttctc includes:
- the LOC135107092 gene encoding craniofacial development protein 2-like; this encodes MASPLSDALQQPLVAVENGQRVPQNPRLRLKKIVGDKTKNWKKKPRIRIGNWNIGSLTGKGREQVDVMQRRNIKVLCIQETKWKGNSARKIGEEYKVHYAGESTKKNGLGIIFHPDVQEQVTEVNDWLMTGNETNQRWKNVAYCICICTSAGLQR